The DNA region TGGGAAGAAGCCGCAGGTCGCGCCATATTCCGGCGACATATTAGCGATGGTGGCGCGGTCAGCCAGCGGTAAGGAGTCCAGACCGTCGCCATAAAATTCGACAAATTTCCCGACCACGCCGTGTTTACGCAACATCTGGGTGACGGTTAACACGAGATCCGTTGCGGTGATCCCCTCGCGGAGTTTTCCGGTTAGTTTGAAGCCCACGACATCCGGGATCAGCATCGAGACAGGTTGTCCCAGCATCGCCGCTTCAGCCTCGATACCGCCCACGCCCCAGCCCAGAACGCCCAGACCGTTAATCATCGTGGTGTGTGAGTCAGTGCCGACCAGCGTATCCGGATAAGCCAGCCATTCACCGTCCTGTAGCTCGCTCCAGACCGCTTTGCCGAGATATTCAAGGTTAACCTGGTGACAAATACCGGTTCCCGGCGGCACCACGCTAAAGCGACTGAAGGCCTGCTGACCCCATTTCAGAAACACATAGCGCTCGTGGTTACGCTCCATTTCGAGACGCACGTTCTCTTCGAACGCATCATCATCACCAAAATGGTCAACGGTGACGGAGTGGTCAATAACCAGATCTACCGGCGACAGAGGGTTCACTTTCGCGGTATCGCCGCCCAGGCGTTTCACCGCCTCGCGCATCGCAGCAAGATCCACCACCGCCGGGACGCCGGTAAAGTCCTGCATCAACACGCGCGCAGGACGGTAGGCAATTTCGCGATCGGCATGGGCGCTTTTTAACCACCCAGCCAGTGCCTGGATATCCTCTTGTGTGACGGAATCGCCGTCCTGCCAGCGCAACAGGTTTTCCAGTAAGACTTTCAGTGATTTGGGCAGACGGGTGATATCGCCCAGAGATTTCGCAGCCAGCGGCAGACTGTAGTAGTGGTAGGTTTTGTCTTTGGCCTGCAATGTGTCCTTACTGGCTTCTCGTAGGGTTGACGACATAGCTCCTCCTTAATGACAGGGTTGCGATGCCCTGATTCTCCTCAGGGTGAATATTAAAGATAACACAAACACACTGTAACGTTTTGATAACAACCCGAATTGATAAAAGAGGAGAAACCGAACAATGTGTACAGAAGAGAGGACGAACGCGTGTATGAAGAGGGAGAAAACGAAAACCTCGCCGTAGCGAGGTTTGAGATTAATTCATGACGATCCAGAACAGTTCAGCCCAAAAAAGCAGCGAGACCGAAAAAGCGCCCATCCAGGACCAGTATTTCATATTTGCAGTAAGCATCGGCTACACCCGTTTTGTTTAATACATTGTGTTGAGACTTTCTCAACGTTTTATTGCTGTGGTGTATATGTAAAAGCGAACTGCCAATAATTTGTCGGTACAAAAGAAACGGTAATAAGAATAGTGACGATTATTGTTTCTGTTGATCGTCTTCGTCTTCGTCGAATAACGCAATAAATGCTTGCTGTTGCTGAGTCAGTTTCCAGGATTCGGGAACAGTTTTCACGCACGCGCCTTTTTTCGTTTCTCGCACAGTGTCACCAGAGTGACATGTGGGTAACGAGGTCTGTTGTGAGTCGTGAACCACCATTTTTACCCCCAGGCATGCCAGATCAACAGTGCAATCACGACCCAAAACAGCGCTGAGCCCAGGAAAACCGCAAGCCATGCTTTGCGTTTCATCTCAGGGTCCCGACGTGGTTCCTGGTTTTCAGACGGCATTGCTAACCTCATACAATCGGCATCACTTATCATTTAAGCACCAACAATCGGTACAATTAATCATCAGATGAGACAAATCCTAATGAAACTTTAGTCAAAAATCCAGTGAATTTACGAATCGTTTCCAGTGAATAAATCAATCTTTTGATCGAAAATAAATATTTGGAAAGGGAAATTTGCGAGGCGGGGAATAAGACACTACTTTACAGCTGATTATCCATAGCACCCGTATGGCTATTATTATTGCGCCAGTCTTAATAAACAAAATTGTGATTTAATTAAAACTTTCGGTATCCCCTGCGAACAGAAGATACCGCGCATTTTTCTGTGACGATTACTTTTCAGGTAATTTAATATCTTTAAACATCGCTTCAATTTCTTCATTCGAGCGCAACGCTACGGCGGTATCCACCACGTCGCGCGTCAAATGCGGTGCGAAACGTTGAATGAAATCATACATGTAACTGCGCAGGAACGTGCTGCGACGAAAACCGATTTTGGTTGTGCTGTGACTGAAGACATCATGCGCATCCACGCGAACCAGATCCGGGTCGGACAGCGGATCAACGGCCATGCTGGCAATCACCCCTACCCCTAAGCCTAAACGCACGTAGGTTTTGATCACATCCGCGTCAGTCGCCGTGAAAACGATTCGTGGCGTCAGCCCCGCGCGGTTAAAGGCGGTATCCAGTTCAGAACGACCGGTAAAGCCAAAGGTGTACGTCACCAACGGATACTGCGCCAGTTCTTCAATAGACACCGAAGCTTTATTGGCCAGCGGATGTTCTGGCGTCACCACAATCGAGCGATTCCAGTGGTAGCATGGCAGCATCACCAGATCGTCATACAGATGCAGCGCTTCAGTGGCGATGGCAAAATCCGCATTACCTTTCGAGACCGCCTCAGCAATCTGCGTCGGCGACCCCTGGTGCATATGCAGTGACACGCGCGGATAGCGCTCGATAAAACCTTTAATCACGTTCGGTAGCGCATAACGTGCCTGGGTATGCGTCGTCGCGATATAGAGTGAGCCCTTATCCGGCCAGGTATGCTCGCCGGCAACCGACTTTATTGCATCCACTTTGGAGAGCACTTCACGCGCAATGCGGATAATCTCCTGGCCTGCTGGCGTCACCTGAGTCAGATGCTTACCGCTGCGGGCAAAAATCTGGATGCCAAGTTCATCTTCCAGCATGCGGACCTGCTTACTGATACCCGGTTGTGAGGTATAAAGTCCTTCCGCAGTGGAGGAGACGTTAAGGTTGTGATTCACCACCTCAACAATGTAGCGAAGCTGCTGTAATTTCATGTTAAACCATCCAGATTAGCGCTATCAGGCCATCGTTTCAGAGCAGACAGGGATGCGCTGCTAATACGATTTAATAATAAAAAAGTCATTAACTATAACCACTATATCATTAATAGCCGGGCTGTATAGCGGTGAATAAAAAATAATAAGCCCGCTATAAAAACAAAAAAAGGGCCGCTTACGCGACCCTCTTCACAACGACTGAACCGTGGGCAGTTACTTCTTGCCTTCGACCCATTTACCATCAACAAAGAAGGCAGACCAGCCGGTCGCTTTCCCGTCTTTTTCAGCGGCAACATACTGCTGTTTGGTTTTACGGCTAAAACGCACCAGCGTTTTATTACCCTCTGGATCCTGCTGCGGCGCATCGGCCAGATAACGCAGTTTCTCCGGCAGGCGGTCACGGAAGCGGAACAACTCTTCCACCAGCGGCGCGCGCGTTTCACGGGATTTCGGGAAGGTATTAGCGGCCAGGAAGACCCCGGCAGCGCCATCACGCAGCACGAAATACGCATCCGATTTTTCACACGGCAACTCTGGTAGCGGAACCGGGTCTTCTTTCGGCGGCGCAACGTCACCGTTACGCAGGATCTTACGGGTGTTTTTACACTCGTCGTTGGTACAGGCCATGTACTTACCGAAACGCCCCATCTTCAGGTGCATCTCAGAACCACATTTTTCGCACTCGACGATCGGACCGTCATACCCTTTGATACGGAATTCGCCCTCTTCGATCTCGTAGCCGTCGCAGGTCGGGTTATTACCACAGACGTGTAGCTTACGTTTCGGATCGATCAAGTAGCTGTCCATCGCCGTGCCGCACTTCTGACAACGACGTTTGGCGCGCAGGGCGTTAGTTTCCGCGTCATCACCTTCCAGCACGTTCAGGACTTCGTTTTCCGGTACCAGGTTAATGGTGGTCTTGCAGCGCTCTTTCGGCGACAGCGCATAACCGGAGCAGCCGAGGAACACGCCAGTACTGGCGGTACGAATCCCCATTTTGCGTCCGCAGGTTGGGCAGTCGATGCTGGTCAGCACCATCTGGTTCGGACGCATTCCCCCCTCTTCCGGATC from Citrobacter amalonaticus Y19 includes:
- the ymiC gene encoding small membrane protein YmiC, with protein sequence MLTANMKYWSWMGAFSVSLLFWAELFWIVMN
- a CDS encoding YmiA family putative membrane protein is translated as MRLAMPSENQEPRRDPEMKRKAWLAVFLGSALFWVVIALLIWHAWG
- the cysB gene encoding HTH-type transcriptional regulator CysB, whose protein sequence is MKLQQLRYIVEVVNHNLNVSSTAEGLYTSQPGISKQVRMLEDELGIQIFARSGKHLTQVTPAGQEIIRIAREVLSKVDAIKSVAGEHTWPDKGSLYIATTHTQARYALPNVIKGFIERYPRVSLHMHQGSPTQIAEAVSKGNADFAIATEALHLYDDLVMLPCYHWNRSIVVTPEHPLANKASVSIEELAQYPLVTYTFGFTGRSELDTAFNRAGLTPRIVFTATDADVIKTYVRLGLGVGVIASMAVDPLSDPDLVRVDAHDVFSHSTTKIGFRRSTFLRSYMYDFIQRFAPHLTRDVVDTAVALRSNEEIEAMFKDIKLPEK